From one Triticum aestivum cultivar Chinese Spring chromosome 4B, IWGSC CS RefSeq v2.1, whole genome shotgun sequence genomic stretch:
- the LOC123092800 gene encoding subtilisin-like protease SBT1.6 isoform X1, with protein sequence MAARRRLLLLLLALAPALSQTVLGVSGGGQARKTYIFRVDHRAKPSVFPTHAHWYSSAAFASAAASADGPLEPLHVYDTVFHGFSASLSASRAEELRRHPAVLAAFEDRVRQLHTTRSPQFMGLRARLGLWSLADYGSDVIVGVLDTGVWPERRSLSDRNLPPVPARWRGGCDAGPAFLASSCNKKLVGARFFSQGHAAHYGVEAAASNGSVEYMSPRDADGHGTHTATTAAGSVSYAASMEGYASGVAKGVAPKARVAAYKVCWKGAGCLDSDILAGFDRAVADGVDVISVSIGGGNGAVSPFYIDPIAIGSYGAVSRGVFVATSAGNEGPAPMSVTNLAPWIATVGAGTIDRNFPAEIVLGDGRRMSGVSLYSGKPLANNTMLSLYYPGRSGGLSASLCMENSIDPSLVAGKIVICDRGSSPRVAKGMVVKEAGGAAMVLANGEANGEGLVGDAHVLPACSVGENEGDALKAYAANTTNPTATIVFRGTVIGVKPAPLVASFSARGPNGLVPEILKPDFIAPGVNILAAWTGATGPTGLEADARRTEFNILSGTSMACPHASGAAALLRSAHPEWSPAAIRSALMTTAIVTDNRGGAVADEAEPGRAATPFDYGAGHIALGKALDPGLVYDRGVPRRDGQEAVGVRPELPVHLGGALRRQPVEDGDPHGDQRRRRGVRDVQGARGDGERRRVRGGEAGEARLLPVGEEAELRGDGVGGVRPLHRGAGARAPRLVGRPRARRPEPHRGDVAAAHVIDKWGHAQPRAVGDEAVASEQKSERVGLRW encoded by the exons atggccgcccgccgccgcctcctgctacTCCTCCTCGCGCTCGCCCCGGCGCTCTCGCAGACCGTGCTCGGCGTCAGCGGCGGCGGACAGGCCAGGAAGACGTACATCTTCCGCGTCGACCACCGGGCCAAGCCGTCCGTGTTCCCCACCCACGCGCACTGGTACTCCTCCGCGGCTTTCGCGTCGGCGGCGGCCAGCGCCGACGGCCCGCTCGAGCCGCTCCACGTCTACGACACCGTCTTCCACGGCTTCTCCGCGTCGCTGTCCGCGTCGCGCGCCGAGGAGCTGCGGCGCCACCCGGCCGTGCTCGCCGCGTTCGAGGACCGGGTCCGCCAGCTGCACACCACCCGCTCGCCGCAGTTCATGGGGCTCCGCGCGCGCCTCGGTCTGTGGTCACTCGCCGACTACGGCTCCGACGTCATCGTCGGGGTGCTGGACACCGGCGTGTGGCCTGAGCGCCGGAGTCTGTCGGACAGGAACCTCCCGCCCGTCCCCGCCCGGTGGCGGGGCGGCTGCGACGCGGGGCCCGCGTTCCTGGCGTCCTCCTGCAACAAGAAGCTCGTCGGCGCGCGGTTCTTCTCGCAGGGACACGCCGCGCActacggcgtcgaggcggcggcgtCCAACGGGTCCGTGGAGTACATGTCGCCGCGCGACGCCGACGGGCACGGGACGCACACGGCCACGACGGCCGCCGGGAGCGTGTCCTACGCGGCTAGCATGGAGGGGTACGCTTCCGGGGTCGCCAAGGGCGTCGCGCCCAAGGCCAGGGTGGCCGCGTACAAGGTGTGCTGGAAGGGCGCCGGCTGCCTCGATTCCGACATACTCGCTGGCTTCGACCGCGCCGTCGCGGACGGCGTGGATGTCATCTCCGTCTCCATAGGCGGCGGTAACGGCGCGGTGTCGCCGTTCTATATTGACCCAATTGCCATCGGCTCGTACGGCGCCGTTTCGCGGGGGGTGTTCGTGGCCACCTCCGCGGGAAACGAAGGGCCCGCGCCCATGTCAGTGACCAACCTCGCCCCGTGGATCGCCACCGTGGGCGCCGGCACCATCGACCGCAACTTCCCCGCCGAGATCGTGCTCGGGGACGGGAGGCGCATGTCTGGAGTGTCTCTCTACTCCGGCAAGCCCCTGGCCAACAACACAATGCTGTCTTTGTACTACCCCGGGAGGTCGGGTGGGCTGTCAGCTTCGCTGTGCATGGAGAACTCCATCGACCCGTCGCTTGTGGCCGGCAAGATTGTCATCTGCGACCGTGGCAGCAGCCCACGCGTGGCCAAGGGGATGGTCGTCAAGGAAGCTGGTGGCGCGGCAATGGTTCTAGCCAACGGGGAGGCCAACGGCGAAGGTCTAGTAGGGGACGCCCACGTCCTCCCTGCTTGCTCGGTGGGCGAGAACGAGGGCGACGCACTCAAGGCGTATGCTGCCAACACCACCAACCCGACCGCAACAATTGTGTTCCGGGGCACGGTCATCGGCGTCAAGCCGGCTCCCCTGGTGGCCTCCTTCTCGGCGCGCGGGCCGAACGGACTCGTCCCGGAAATCCTGAAGCCCGACTTCATCGCGCCCGGCGTCAACATCCTCGCGGCGTGGACGGGCGCCACCGGCCCAACCGGCCTGGAAGCCGACGCCCGGCGGACGGAGTTCAACATCCTGTCCGGGACGTCCATGGCATGCCCGCACGCGAGCGGCGCCGCCGCGCTGCTCCGGTCCGCGCACCCCGAGTGGTCGCCGGCGGCTATCCGCTCGGCGCTGATGACCACGGCCATCGTGACCGACAACCGCGGCGGCGCCGTGGCTGACGAGGCCGAGCCCGGGCGCGCCGCGACGCCGTTCGACTACGGCGCGGGGCACATCGCGCTGGGCAAGGCCCTGGACCCGGGGCTGGTGTACGA CCGTGGCGTGCCCCGCCGCGACGGGCAGGAAGCCGTCGGGGTCCGACCTGAACTACCCGTCCATCTCGGTGGTGCTCTACGGCGGCAACCAGTCGAAGACGGTGATCCGCACGGCGACCAACGTCGGCGCCGAGGCGTCCGCGACGTACAAGGCGCGCGTGGAGATGGCGAGCGGCGGCGTGTCCGTGGCGGTGAAGCCGGAGAAGCTCGTCTTCTCCCCGTCGGCGAAGAAGCAGAGCTTCGCGGTGACGGTGTCGGCGGCGTCCGCCCCCTCCACCGCGGCGCCGGTGCACGGGCACCTCGTCTGGTCGGACGGCCGCGGGCACGACGTCCGGAGCCCCATCGTGGTGACGTGGCTGCAGCCCATGTGATTGACAAGTGGGGGCACGCCCAGCCCAGAGCGGTTGGCGATGAGGCAGTGGCGAGTGAGCAGAAGTCAGAGAGAGTTGGACTGCGGTGGTAA
- the LOC123092800 gene encoding subtilisin-like protease SBT1.6 isoform X2, with product MAARRRLLLLLLALAPALSQTVLGVSGGGQARKTYIFRVDHRAKPSVFPTHAHWYSSAAFASAAASADGPLEPLHVYDTVFHGFSASLSASRAEELRRHPAVLAAFEDRVRQLHTTRSPQFMGLRARLGLWSLADYGSDVIVGVLDTGVWPERRSLSDRNLPPVPARWRGGCDAGPAFLASSCNKKLVGARFFSQGHAAHYGVEAAASNGSVEYMSPRDADGHGTHTATTAAGSVSYAASMEGYASGVAKGVAPKARVAAYKVCWKGAGCLDSDILAGFDRAVADGVDVISVSIGGGNGAVSPFYIDPIAIGSYGAVSRGVFVATSAGNEGPAPMSVTNLAPWIATVGAGTIDRNFPAEIVLGDGRRMSGVSLYSGKPLANNTMLSLYYPGRSGGLSASLCMENSIDPSLVAGKIVICDRGSSPRVAKGMVVKEAGGAAMVLANGEANGEGLVGDAHVLPACSVGENEGDALKAYAANTTNPTATIVFRGTVIGVKPAPLVASFSARGPNGLVPEILKPDFIAPGVNILAAWTGATGPTGLEADARRTEFNILSGTSMACPHASGAAALLRSAHPEWSPAAIRSALMTTAIVTDNRGGAVADEAEPGRAATPFDYGAGHIALGKALDPGLVYDIGDEDYVAFMCSIGYAANAIEVITHKPVACPAATGRKPSGSDLNYPSISVVLYGGNQSKTVIRTATNVGAEASATYKARVEMASGGVSVAVKPEKLVFSPSAKKQSFAVTVSAASAPSTAAPVHGHLVWSDGRGHDVRSPIVVTWLQPM from the coding sequence atggccgcccgccgccgcctcctgctacTCCTCCTCGCGCTCGCCCCGGCGCTCTCGCAGACCGTGCTCGGCGTCAGCGGCGGCGGACAGGCCAGGAAGACGTACATCTTCCGCGTCGACCACCGGGCCAAGCCGTCCGTGTTCCCCACCCACGCGCACTGGTACTCCTCCGCGGCTTTCGCGTCGGCGGCGGCCAGCGCCGACGGCCCGCTCGAGCCGCTCCACGTCTACGACACCGTCTTCCACGGCTTCTCCGCGTCGCTGTCCGCGTCGCGCGCCGAGGAGCTGCGGCGCCACCCGGCCGTGCTCGCCGCGTTCGAGGACCGGGTCCGCCAGCTGCACACCACCCGCTCGCCGCAGTTCATGGGGCTCCGCGCGCGCCTCGGTCTGTGGTCACTCGCCGACTACGGCTCCGACGTCATCGTCGGGGTGCTGGACACCGGCGTGTGGCCTGAGCGCCGGAGTCTGTCGGACAGGAACCTCCCGCCCGTCCCCGCCCGGTGGCGGGGCGGCTGCGACGCGGGGCCCGCGTTCCTGGCGTCCTCCTGCAACAAGAAGCTCGTCGGCGCGCGGTTCTTCTCGCAGGGACACGCCGCGCActacggcgtcgaggcggcggcgtCCAACGGGTCCGTGGAGTACATGTCGCCGCGCGACGCCGACGGGCACGGGACGCACACGGCCACGACGGCCGCCGGGAGCGTGTCCTACGCGGCTAGCATGGAGGGGTACGCTTCCGGGGTCGCCAAGGGCGTCGCGCCCAAGGCCAGGGTGGCCGCGTACAAGGTGTGCTGGAAGGGCGCCGGCTGCCTCGATTCCGACATACTCGCTGGCTTCGACCGCGCCGTCGCGGACGGCGTGGATGTCATCTCCGTCTCCATAGGCGGCGGTAACGGCGCGGTGTCGCCGTTCTATATTGACCCAATTGCCATCGGCTCGTACGGCGCCGTTTCGCGGGGGGTGTTCGTGGCCACCTCCGCGGGAAACGAAGGGCCCGCGCCCATGTCAGTGACCAACCTCGCCCCGTGGATCGCCACCGTGGGCGCCGGCACCATCGACCGCAACTTCCCCGCCGAGATCGTGCTCGGGGACGGGAGGCGCATGTCTGGAGTGTCTCTCTACTCCGGCAAGCCCCTGGCCAACAACACAATGCTGTCTTTGTACTACCCCGGGAGGTCGGGTGGGCTGTCAGCTTCGCTGTGCATGGAGAACTCCATCGACCCGTCGCTTGTGGCCGGCAAGATTGTCATCTGCGACCGTGGCAGCAGCCCACGCGTGGCCAAGGGGATGGTCGTCAAGGAAGCTGGTGGCGCGGCAATGGTTCTAGCCAACGGGGAGGCCAACGGCGAAGGTCTAGTAGGGGACGCCCACGTCCTCCCTGCTTGCTCGGTGGGCGAGAACGAGGGCGACGCACTCAAGGCGTATGCTGCCAACACCACCAACCCGACCGCAACAATTGTGTTCCGGGGCACGGTCATCGGCGTCAAGCCGGCTCCCCTGGTGGCCTCCTTCTCGGCGCGCGGGCCGAACGGACTCGTCCCGGAAATCCTGAAGCCCGACTTCATCGCGCCCGGCGTCAACATCCTCGCGGCGTGGACGGGCGCCACCGGCCCAACCGGCCTGGAAGCCGACGCCCGGCGGACGGAGTTCAACATCCTGTCCGGGACGTCCATGGCATGCCCGCACGCGAGCGGCGCCGCCGCGCTGCTCCGGTCCGCGCACCCCGAGTGGTCGCCGGCGGCTATCCGCTCGGCGCTGATGACCACGGCCATCGTGACCGACAACCGCGGCGGCGCCGTGGCTGACGAGGCCGAGCCCGGGCGCGCCGCGACGCCGTTCGACTACGGCGCGGGGCACATCGCGCTGGGCAAGGCCCTGGACCCGGGGCTGGTGTACGACATCGGGGACGAGGACTACGTGGCGTTCATGTGCAGCATCGGGTACGCGGCGAACGCGATCGAGGTGATCACGCACAAGCCCGTGGCGTGCCCCGCCGCGACGGGCAGGAAGCCGTCGGGGTCCGACCTGAACTACCCGTCCATCTCGGTGGTGCTCTACGGCGGCAACCAGTCGAAGACGGTGATCCGCACGGCGACCAACGTCGGCGCCGAGGCGTCCGCGACGTACAAGGCGCGCGTGGAGATGGCGAGCGGCGGCGTGTCCGTGGCGGTGAAGCCGGAGAAGCTCGTCTTCTCCCCGTCGGCGAAGAAGCAGAGCTTCGCGGTGACGGTGTCGGCGGCGTCCGCCCCCTCCACCGCGGCGCCGGTGCACGGGCACCTCGTCTGGTCGGACGGCCGCGGGCACGACGTCCGGAGCCCCATCGTGGTGACGTGGCTGCAGCCCATGTGA